The proteins below come from a single Branchiostoma floridae strain S238N-H82 chromosome 5, Bfl_VNyyK, whole genome shotgun sequence genomic window:
- the LOC118415373 gene encoding fibroleukin-like, with protein MAVLCTTLVGLLVLAASSLSPVKAQTCPASVTTMCSADDQCNYALEIPTLKMTLPVNPNVKAAERDLEILEKTFEQLRLSVLRRNINQEVLNRLNEVENNLKTVRRSLDGARDRNVEVLHAGQHVKQDRDTHRGLKTLEESMDQKFTGLKGMLEKLLKTCARECSSDNPVSRGPPKDCADVYKTGLRENGVYSITPNINQDSVDVYCDMKSGGGGWTVIQRRMDGSVNFTRKWVDYQRGFGNLTGEFWIGLDSLHEITRRQDYVLRVELEDWDKVSKFARYGAFYVADARDKYRLHIDGYSGTAGDAFRFSDQYMHDNQQFTTYDEDHDKYPSGNCGWYYKAGWWFDACLATNLNGVYYQGMYTGIRDGIFWGTWHNLTLGDLRFSFKYVDMKIRPVTF; from the exons ATGGCTGTCCTGTGCACTACACTAGTGGGACTTCTTGTCCTTGCAGCGTCCAGTCTCTCACCTGTGAAAGCTCAAACCTGCCCGGCATCAGTGACCACGATGTGTTCTGCGGACGACCAGTGCAACTATGCCTTGGAGATTCCAACCTTGAAAATGACGCTGCCTGTGAATCCGAACGTGAAGGCAGCAGAGAGGGACTTGGAGATCCTGGAGAAGACGTTTGAGCAGCTCAGGCTGTCTGTCTTGAGAAGAAACATCAACCAAGAAGTGCTGAACAGGCTGAACGAGGTCGAGAATAACCTGAAGACTGTCAGACGCTCCTTGGATGGAGCCAGGGACAGAAATGTGGAGGTCCTACACGCGGGGCAGCATGTTAAACAGGACAGGGATACTCATCGTGGGCTCAAGACCCTGGAAGAAAGCATGGATCAAAAGTTTACGGGTCTCAAGGGCATGCTTGAGAAGCTACTCAAGACTTGTGCCAGAGAATGCTCAAGCGACAATCCAG TCTCCCGCGGACCACCGAAAGACTGTGCTGACGTGTACAAGACGGGACTGCGAGAGAACGGTGTGTACAGCATCACTCCGAACATCAACCAGGACTCCGTCGATGTGTACTGCGACATGAAGAGCGGAGGCGGCGGTTGGACGGTCATCCAGCGGCGGATGGACGGTTCCGTGAACTTCACACGGAAGTGGGTCGACTACCAGAGGGGTTTCGGAAACCTAACCGGCGAGTTCTGGATCGGGTTGGATTCCTTGCACGAGATAACTCGGAGGCAAGACTATGTCTTACGAGTGGAGCTAGAGGACTGGGACAAAGTCAGCAAGTTCGCTCGATACGGCGCGTTCTACGTCGCAGATGCGAGGGACAAGTATCGTCTCCATATTGACGGTTATTCCGGAACTGCAGGAGACGCCTTCCGGTTCAGCGACCAGTACATGCACGACAACCAACAGTTCACCACTTATGATGAAGACCATGACAAGTATCCCTCTGGCAACTGTGGCTGGTACTACAAGGCAGGCTGGTGGTTTGATGCATGCCTGGCCACTAACTTGAACGGCGTCTACTATCAAGGCATGTACACGGGTATCCGGGACGGGATATTCTGGGGGACTTGGCACAACCTGACCCTAGGCGACCTAAGGTTTTCTTTCAAGTATGTGGACATGAAAATCAGACCTGTCACATTCTAA